The following are encoded in a window of Dioscorea cayenensis subsp. rotundata cultivar TDr96_F1 chromosome 16, TDr96_F1_v2_PseudoChromosome.rev07_lg8_w22 25.fasta, whole genome shotgun sequence genomic DNA:
- the LOC120279039 gene encoding protein ROLLING AND ERECT LEAF 2, producing the protein MGCAASRLQNEDAVRRCKDRRRLIKDAVAARHHLAAAHSDYLRSLRHTGSSLTRFASGEPLPVASHTPHVLLPPITSSPSSTAAPSSLPPPPPTPPPPPVAPSPTIASSKLPHILSESSPGSTPRKPLSARFASRFPPFPNSSYATTPSQASSVWDWDNLYPPSPPDSEFFDRRNREREEREREERKQRHRDQELENDGHHLPRDDEDDDEKEGREEVHCSEWGENYASSECSSSGSEEDEDRESRSEGIGVARSEYGGSSRVAPSEFGSMSAGKLGVGVRSEGGGSSSSVVETRIAMRHQNLAEIAAALDEYFGKAADAGVAVSGLLETGREQLDSSFRQLKKTVYHSNSVFSALSSSWSSRPPLAIKYRLDTGALVESGGGKSHGSTLERLLAWEKKLYGEVKAREGVKIEHEKKLSSLQSQEYKGKDDTKLDKTKTTIKRLQSLILVTSEAVTTTSSAITKVRDEELAPQLVEICYGLLNMWRSMNQFHEIQNSIVQQVRGLIDRPSASGSTSDLHRLATKELESAVSAWHSSFNRLIRHQREYIHALYDWLKLTLIDVNNDNPQKDASSAVARELSTFCDEWKQALDRLPDTVASEAIKSFINVVHVIYTKQTEELKIKKRVETYSKEFDKKSTSLRSIEKKYYQSSTVGLGLPDGSHINNANGHVFDTRDPLAEKKLEIATCRRKVEDEITRHTKAVEVTRSMTLNNIQTGLPGVFQAMTGFSSLFTEALQGVCQRAGSPN; encoded by the exons ATGGGCTGCGCCGCCTCCAGGCTCCAGAACGAGGACGCCGTTCGCCGCTGCAAGGACCGCCGCCGCCTCATCAAGGACGCCGTCGCCGCCCGCCACCACCTCGCCGCCGCGCATTCCGACTATCTCCGCTCCCTTCGTCACACTGGCTCCTCCCTCACCCGCTTCGCCTCCGGCGAACCTCTCCCCGTCGCCTCCCACACTCCCCATGTTCTCCTCCCTCCGATAACTTCATCCCCTTCATCCACTGCTGCTCCTTCATCTCTACCCCCACCGCCACCAACTCCACCTCCTCCTCCGGTGGCACCATCGCCGACGATCGCTAGCTCGAAGCTCCCGCATATTCTCTCGGAGAGTAGCCCTGGATCTACTCCTCGGAAGCCTTTATCGGCGCGGTTTGCCTCTCGTTTTCCCCCTTTCCCTAACTCCAGCTACGCCACTACGCCATCACAGGCCTCGTCGGTTTGGGACTGGGACAATCTCTACCCCCCTTCCCCTCCCGACTCTGAATTCTTCGATCGCCGCAATCGCGAGCGGGAAGAGCGTGAGCGCGAGGAACGCAAGCAGCGACATCGGGATCAAGAGCTGGAGAATGACGGCCATCATCTTCCCCGCGATGATGAGGACGATGACGAGAAGGAGGGCAGGGAGGAGGTCCATTGCAGTGAGTGGGGCGAGAACTACGCCAGCAGCGAGTGCTCGTCGTCCGGATCGGAAGAAGATGAGGATCGAGAGTCGAGATCAGAGGGGATTGGGGTGGCGAGATCAGAGTACGGGGGGTCATCGAGAGTGGCGCCGTCGGAGTTCGGATCTATGTCGGCGGGGAAGCTCGGCGTCGGAGTGAGATCGGAGGGTGGGGGTTCTTCATCATCGGTTGTGGAGACGAGGATCGCGATGCGCCACCAGAACCTGGCGGAGATCGCGGCGGCGCTAGATGAGTACTTCGGTAAGGCCGCCGATGCCGGCGTCGCCGTCTCCGGCCTCCTCGAGACCGGACGGGAACAGCTCGATAGCTCATTCCGGCAGCTCAAGA AGACAGTGTATCACTCGAACAGCGTTTTTAGCGCGCTGTCGTCGAGTTGGAGTTCGAGGCCGCCGCTGGCGATCAAGTACCGGCTCGACACCGGCGCGCTCGTGGAGTCGGGAGGAGGGAAGAGCCATGGGTCGACGTTGGAGCGGCTCTTGGCTTGGGAGAAGAAGCTCTACGGGGAGGTTAAG GCGAGAGAGGGTGTAAAGATTGAGCATGAAAAGAAGCTGTCTTCCTTGCAAAGCCAGGAATATAAAGGAAAGGATGATACAAAGCTTGACAAGACAAAGACAACAATAAAAAGACTGCAGTCACTCATCCTAGTCACATCCGAGGCTGTTACAACCACGTCATCTGCAATTACTAAAGTTCGAGATGAAGAGCTTGCACCCCAATTGGTTGAGATTTGCTATGG CCTTCTGAACATGTGGAGATCCATGAACCAGTTTCATGAGATCCAGAACAGCATTGTCCAGCAAGTCCGGGGCCTTATTGACCGTCCCTCTGCCAGTGGTTCAACTTCTGACCTTCATCGGTTGGCAACCAAAGAACTCGAATCTGCGGTCTCTGCCTGGCACTCAAGTTTCAACCGCCTCATAAGGCACCAGCGCGAGTACATTCATGCTCTCTACGATTGGCTCAAGCTCACCCTCATTGATGTCAACAATGACAACCCCCAGAAAGATGCTTCCTCTGCAGTAGCCCGGGAGCTCTCCACTTTCTGTGATGAGTGGAAGCAAGCTCTTGACCGCCTCCCTGACACTGTGGCCTCCGAAGCTATCAAGAGTTTCATCAATGTTGTTCATGTGATATATACCAAGCAGACCGAGGAATTGAAAATCAAGAAACGAGTTGAGACCTATTCAAAAGAGTTCGACAAGAAGTCCACTTCACTAAGAAGTATTGAGAAGAAATACTACCAGTCTTCAACTGTCGGTCTTGGTCTCCCAGACGGAAGCCACATCAACAATGCCAATGGCCATGTGTTTGACACTCGGGACCCCTTGGCTGAGAAAAAATTAGAGATTGCAACCTGTCGAAGAAAGGTTGAAGATGAAATAACAAGACACACCAAGGCAGTAGAAGTCACCCGTTCAATGACACTCAACAACATTCAAACAGGATTGCCTGGTGTATTCCAAGCGATGACCGGATTCTCAAGCTTGTTCACCGAGGCCCTCCAAGGTGTGTGCCAGAGAGCTGGCTCTCCCAATTAA
- the LOC120278649 gene encoding uncharacterized protein LOC120278649 has product MEVYSRNIHAYFSDSTLAAIFADIVGSLENAGEGSMSPMLRSVRLVMGLISCGRMNEITQFSSGVNYQLIMQLVQSSLILHLSCNKRRVAPIAALLSAILHRSVFSVLSMHKTIDGGEGPLKWFIRKLLDEGVKSPRTIRLAALHLTGLWLVNPKTIEFYIEELKLLSLYGSVAFDEDFEAELTENLEARSEVSLLAQSPDQELTEVIETLLIVL; this is encoded by the exons ATGGAAGTGTATTCAAGAAATATCCATGCCTACTTTTCAGATTCAACTCTTGCAGCTATATTTGCTGATATTGTTGGCAG CCTTGAGAATGCTGGTGAGGGTTCAATGTCGCCCATGTTACGCTCTGTTAGATTGGTAATGGGATTAATATCCTGTGGTAGGATGAATGAAATCACCCAATTTAGTTCTGGAGTGAACTATCAG CTCATAATGCAATTGGTACAATCTTCCTTGATTTTACACCTAAGCTGCAATAAGCGAAGGGTGGCACCGATAGCGGCACTTCTTTCTGCTATCTTGCACCGATCCGTCTTTAGTGTCTTGAGCATGCATAAAACAATTGATGGAGGGGAGGGCCCCTTAAAATGG tTTATCCGAAAACTCCTCGATGAAGGCGTAAAAAGTCCGCGCACAATTCGACTTGCAGCTTTACATCTCACAGGCTTATGGCTTGTAAATCCCAAAACTATTGAATTTTACATAGAAGAGTTGAAATTACTTTCCCTATATGGCTCTG TGGCTTTTGACGAGGACTTTGAAGCTGAACTGACAGAAAATTTGGAAGCAAGAAGTGAAGTTTCACTTCTAGCTCAAAGCCCAGATCAAGAATTGACAGAGGTAATAGAAACTCTTCTCATTGTCTTATAA